The Mesorhizobium sp. AR02 genomic interval GTTCCCGGTCACGGCGTTTCCACCTGCCGTGCCCTGCTTGTTCAACAGCTTCTTAGACTTGTTGTTGGGCAGGTTCGGGTTGTTGGGCAGGTTCTGTCCATTCAGCACCGGCTTGCCATTGACGAGCGGCAGCGTCTTGCCGTCGGCGCCGGGCAAGGCATGACCTGTCAGCTTGTCGGCAGGCAAGGTCTTCGACAGCGGCGTGGCACCTCCGGGCTGCTGGCCACCCTGCCCCGGCTTCAGCGGCAGGCCGCCCGGGTTCTGCTTGGACAGCACGGCTTCTTTCTTCTGCAGAAGAGCTGGCAGCGCCACCTTGGTCGCCAGTGCGGCCGCACCTAGGCCCACGGCGCCGGCGGTCAGTTTCTGGCCCGTGGTGAGGCCACCGCCCTGGTTGTTGTTCTCGTTGATCGTCGTGTTGTTGATGATCGTGGTGTTGTGGATGTTATTGAAAATGACATTGTCCGGCGGTGGGAAGACGTCATGCGGCGGATTCACCCAGGCCGGCACGGGCACAAAGACGGGTGTCGGCAGAAGGAAGATTCCGACTGGCGGCGGCGGTGGCGGCAGTTCGATGAAGTCGCGCGGCCGCGGCGGCAGGAAGATCACCGCGATCGGTGGCGGCGGATCGAAATCGAAGTCGGGGTCGTCGAAATAGAGTACGGGACGGTCGACGTAGACGATTTCCTCCTCCGGCGGCGGCGGCACGTCATAGGCGTAGACGGTGAAATCCTCCGGGGGCTCCAGGGCCGCCTCGAAATGCTCGAGCCGGCGGCGGGCATCCCAGGCATGCGGGCCATGCGGGTAGCGCCGGAGATATGACCAGTAGGCTTCCGGCGTGTCCCGTAGCCAGGTTTCGCGCCAAGTGATCGCCTCGCGCCGCGCCGCGATGATGGCGCGCACGCGCTTGGCCATCGGATCGTGCGGATAGGCGCCGACGAAATCCTCATAACCGCGCAGCGTGTCGCGATCGAGCGCCGCTACATAAGCGTCGTGGGCATCGAAGTCGCGGATTTCCCTGGTCCGGTTGGCCTGGGATTCGGCCTCCGAAACCTTCGGCGCGGGCGCATCCGGGGCACGATCGAAGAACACGAAGGGCGCGCTAATCTTCGAGGCGTTCCAAGGCACTTCGGCCCCTTGCGTCACTTCGTTGACGCGCAGGCGCGTGCGGTCGAACACATCGTCGAGCGACAGGCCCCCGTCGCGCATCATCTCGGCCAGCGCCTGGGCATAGGCGCCGTACGGGCCCTTGCCTTCCGGCGCGACGGTTCCCGGCGCGGCGTTGAAGGCGATCAGCATGTTCGGGTCGGGATCGACCAGCGCGAGACCGCCGGCCAGCGGCTGGTTCGTTTGCGGGAATGCATTCGGTCGCGCCGCGTCGAGCACGACGATGTTGACCTTCGTCGGCAGTCCAGCCAGCGACTTGGTGACGTCGGAGAGCCGCATCGCCTGGAGCGGGACGTCGGCAGGATTGGCGATCTGGGCATCGACCGGCAGGAAGTAGTTCTCGCCTTCGAACTGCACACCTTGGCCGGCGAGGTAGACGAAGACGACCGCGTCGGGTCCGGCGGCGGAGACCTTGCCGAGGAAGTCGCGCAGCGCGCCGCGCAGCGACTCCTGATCCACATCACGGGCGCCGACCACATCGAAACCGGCAGCCTGCAAGGTCTGCGCGATCAGTCCGGCGTCGTTGGCGGGTGTCACCATCGCGCCGGACGGATAGGCAGCGTTGCCGATAACGAAAGCGAGGCGTTTTTGCTGTTGCGCGAGCGCGCCCGTCGCCGAGGCGGCGACGACAAGCAAGAGGACGAATAGACTGAGGAATTTCTGGAGCATCCGCATTTCAGGCCACCATGGGTAAAGAGCCGACGCTGTCGAGGCCCTTCCCCTCCTCCAGCGATCTGGACTAGATGGGCGCAAAGAGGCGGCTTTGCGGCGCGATCTCGGCAGGTTGGGATCGAGTATAGCCTAATTCGCGATTTCAAGGAAAAGTGATCGCTGTCCGCGCGGCAGTCGAACCGATCCGCCTACCGGCGCTTCCTGGGCTTTTCCAGCAGGGCGACCGCCTCGACATGGGGCGACCACAGGAACTGGTCGATCGGCGTCACGCTTCTCAGTTGATAGCCGCCGTCGATGAGGATGCGCAGATCGCGCGCCAGCGTCACCGGATTGCAGGACACCGCGGCAACGAAGGGAACATCCGAGCGGGCGATCTGCTTCGACTGGTCCTCGGCACCGGCGCGCGGCGGATCAAAGACAAGTCCGTCAAAGGCATTCAGTTCCTTGAACGTCAGCGGCCGGCGGAACAGGTCGCGGCGTTCGCCCGTCACCCGCTTCAGGCCGGTCGCGAAACGCGCCCCCCGGTCGAGTGCAGAGAGGGCCGCCGCATCGCCTTCCACCGCATGGACTTCCGACTTCGCGGCCAACCGCAAGGCAAAGCTGCCGCAGCCGGCGAAAAGATCGGCGACCTTCTTGGCGCGCTTCAGATGGCCGCCGACGATCTCGGCCATGGTCTGTTCGGCTGCCTCGGTCGCCTGCAGGAAGGCGCCGGGCGGCACGGCGACAGCGACGCTGCCGAACATGACCACAGGCTTCCTCGGTTCGATGACGATCTCGTCGTCGATGGACAGTCTGGCAAATCCCTGCGCAAGGACAAAATTGGAGGCGATACGGCGCTGATGTTCGCCGAGCTTGCCGGACTCATGCACCGCGACATCGAGGCCGGAACCGGTCACGGTGACCGCCATCCGGAACGATTTGGTGGTGGCGCATATCAAGTCAGCGAGCGCCCTGAGCCGGTCGAGCGCGGCGACGATCTCGGGCAGCGAGATCGGGCATTCGGATATGGAAATGATTTCCGGCGACAGATGGCGGTTGAAGCCGAGCAGCATGCCCGTCTCGCTGCGCCGGGCGGCGAGCACGACACGGCGGCGCGCGTGCGGCGCGCAGGCGACCAGCGGATCGATGTCGCAATCGAAACCCTTCAGGGCGTGCACCACCTTCTCGCGTTTCCACTGGCGATAGGCCTCGGCCTCGAAATGCTGCAGGGCACAGCCGCCGCATTCGGTGAAATGGCGGCAGGCGGGTTCGATGCGCAGCGGCGAGGCCTCCAGCACCGCCATCAACGCGGCGCGATCCCTTTCGCGCGCGGCGGTGACAGTCTCGCCCGGCAGCGTGAAGGGGATGAACAGATCGCCGCTTTCGGTCTCGGCAATGCCGTCGCCCTGGGCGCCCAGTTTTTTGATGGTGAAGCGCGTGCTCATCGATCCTTGATCCCACCGAGCAGGAATTCGCGGTTGCCGTCGCCGCCTTCG includes:
- a CDS encoding caspase family protein produces the protein MRMLQKFLSLFVLLLVVAASATGALAQQQKRLAFVIGNAAYPSGAMVTPANDAGLIAQTLQAAGFDVVGARDVDQESLRGALRDFLGKVSAAGPDAVVFVYLAGQGVQFEGENYFLPVDAQIANPADVPLQAMRLSDVTKSLAGLPTKVNIVVLDAARPNAFPQTNQPLAGGLALVDPDPNMLIAFNAAPGTVAPEGKGPYGAYAQALAEMMRDGGLSLDDVFDRTRLRVNEVTQGAEVPWNASKISAPFVFFDRAPDAPAPKVSEAESQANRTREIRDFDAHDAYVAALDRDTLRGYEDFVGAYPHDPMAKRVRAIIAARREAITWRETWLRDTPEAYWSYLRRYPHGPHAWDARRRLEHFEAALEPPEDFTVYAYDVPPPPEEEIVYVDRPVLYFDDPDFDFDPPPPIAVIFLPPRPRDFIELPPPPPPVGIFLLPTPVFVPVPAWVNPPHDVFPPPDNVIFNNIHNTTIINNTTINENNNQGGGLTTGQKLTAGAVGLGAAALATKVALPALLQKKEAVLSKQNPGGLPLKPGQGGQQPGGATPLSKTLPADKLTGHALPGADGKTLPLVNGKPVLNGQNLPNNPNLPNNKSKKLLNKQGTAGGNAVTGNPVLNGQNLPNNPILPNNKSKKLLNKQGTAAGNAVTGNPVVSGQNGANGQGQNGTGKTGKKLRKIPGANGTPAANGANNASALNGQNSGQNPPNGKFKKLHNQGSGQTNGQANGQGNGAKGNGNGPKFHKLPANGTGGGNVQQKFKVNNGNPQLKVQGQPKPQRPEFHAQPKQQIQQVHRQPQAQPKPPPPGVKKPSCGHPNEPACKK
- a CDS encoding class I SAM-dependent RNA methyltransferase, whose translation is MSTRFTIKKLGAQGDGIAETESGDLFIPFTLPGETVTAARERDRAALMAVLEASPLRIEPACRHFTECGGCALQHFEAEAYRQWKREKVVHALKGFDCDIDPLVACAPHARRRVVLAARRSETGMLLGFNRHLSPEIISISECPISLPEIVAALDRLRALADLICATTKSFRMAVTVTGSGLDVAVHESGKLGEHQRRIASNFVLAQGFARLSIDDEIVIEPRKPVVMFGSVAVAVPPGAFLQATEAAEQTMAEIVGGHLKRAKKVADLFAGCGSFALRLAAKSEVHAVEGDAAALSALDRGARFATGLKRVTGERRDLFRRPLTFKELNAFDGLVFDPPRAGAEDQSKQIARSDVPFVAAVSCNPVTLARDLRILIDGGYQLRSVTPIDQFLWSPHVEAVALLEKPRKRR